caccttgaaagatccttcgctctgacaatatacaaatatgctcatctcatttagggatctgtcaaaggcagctgtgatccttgagacttcagtttttatagcattcatgtacatgtcattgtttggattagagatctccagcttgtccagaagatgtagaaactgtttatcattgtttgtgctcagctgaggcatatcaagtactctcctagcttcatcccatttttcaccaatcttcagtctgacatctcttctcctttcttgagccttaatgtcatgaagacgttgcttttgaagagtttcttttctttggatgtctttcctcatgtcaatgatctgggatacctttttgagttcagcttcttttcttttcatttttaactgctgttgctgaaactctttctcaaacagaggatccactggagcttcctcttcccaatctccaaaatcactttcctcctcagcttcaaagaaaccatctttatcttccaagactggttcagtgggaacgtcacaaatatcaaagtcatcctgttctccactatagtagatatcatcaggcttccctgtgcctccagcagatgactctttttcttttcccttttcacttctccctttcttctcccccttagttgaggaatcctctacagactttcccttagatcctccatgacctctatcacctcccgagcctgagcctccaccagacggcccttcaaagaaagtcctttgttcttcattgggacaatgagaatttttgatcatgaagtacaagtgcttcatcccttcattcagatgttccatacccgtctctatcttcagaaatctggaggaatccagtgaatgattcatttcaaccaagtcttcaagagaagtcattcttgtatgtagagagcataagtttgaaatgtcgtcagctgataacgttggagattcctggattgagttaagctttggtacaatagatgtcttcaaatctgatatttcagtcctgatgagagccagctgattattgacagaggtggaagaagaagaccgttcaaccacttgtgctttgaatgatttagcttcagcctgactttttgcaagttgttccttgattcctctgaaccattttgtttgatcattgattaacctcaattattgtcattgtgacttgctgagctagttagctcactcttatGAATCTTTTTATctattctacagttaagaaggatacggttgatagcgaggttttcccagttcaatgtacgagctaggattccagattatgttagatcaagctagcaggagcttattgcagtaatgagatagtaagattgtaagaataatttcattatcagttataagttaaattagttgggatttggtacgttgtaataaaagttaaggttgtggcttgttttcatactttaacatgttgcgatccgtggttatgtaaagcaaggttattgcaaataatatttcatatacaggtttatatattgtgtatgtgttgtggaccccaaacttttgacccgggtttggagggcgccataacAAATGATAATACAGAATGTAATATTTCCCCAACCCGATTAATTCCTCGATCCTGAATACTGTCAACAATCTTCATCGTATCATACCCCCACGAGATGTCTCCAGGACTGTCCCAAATACAAAAATAACAAAAAACCCACATCAACAAAACAATCAAGAACCAAAATCAAGCAACCCATTTCACAAAAAGAATGAGTTGGACTAGACAAATCAGAAAAAGATAACTAGTAATTTTCATTCGAAAGAAAAATCAACCATTACAATGGAATGTACTTCGCAGAACAATACTCTAAATGAAGCAAAAGACTCGAAGAGAAACAAGAGTCCCTATCAATGCAATGACCAGATTTATTTCAGACCAAAGACAATGGTGATGGGGCTATTTTTGAAGTATATTGAAGGTTTGGTATGGGTTGTTTGGCTCGGGGTAGTACTGGTCATTTGATGGAAGCCTTCATGTTGGAAAAGGTTGGTAATGTTCAAACAGAAATTGCTGAAACTATTGGGATTAAGGAGGCGTTAAGCTGGATCGATAAGTACTCTTAGTCTACTGTTGTCATGAAAAATGATAGTCTAGTTTGTGTTCAAGCTACAATATGTTCATGTTGTCTCAGTTTGGTTTGCTAATCCAGGACTGTCAAAGTAGCTTAATTTCTAGACATACTAAGTTGTACATCTTAATCTTCGTAACTAATTTATAGTACACATTTTAAGGTCTCCCAGCTTAAATCTTACTTTTCCTAAATACGCTTACACAAGTAGTACTAGTAGTTAATAGTTAGTAAAATTGTATGACAATCTAAAAATTAGGATTAAAATGGTTAATGTCCAAGTAAACCGAAGAAACCATTTCATGTAACAAAGAAAGTACAAAATTTTACACTAAAGTTGAGAAAAccaataatttcaaaaaaaatggCAGAATATAAATATAATGTACCATAATATTCGACTACGAAATGATTGCCCTGATCAATCTTCAATCTTGTTTTGAGTTTGATTGAGCTGAAGAAGACATCCTTGGTAAGCTTCCACAATCATAATTTATGACATTGGAAACATATTGAGGAaaaaaaactgtaaaatataGCATCTCTAATCAAGCTCTTCAACCATGAAGAATCATCTTGTACCCAACCTGATATAAATGAGGCTATTACCACTCTTACCACACGCCATCTTCGAGCCTTGACATAATCATCAATGGCATAAGATACCTCAGATAACATAAGTTGTTGTCCATTTTTGAGATATGTGTTGCCAATACATCGGCCTAGGATGATAGCATCTTCAAGGGCACAACAACCACCTTGGCCTAATTCGGGTGTCATTGGGTGCATGGCATCGCCAGCCACAGTGATCGTCCCTTTGCTTAATTTCCCAAATATAACATTCCATGGGACTCTTAACTTGAGCGGCGCCCATGTCTATGTCGACACATCTAGGTGATTAATTGTGTCCAAGTACACAGGTGGAAAGTCTTTGGAATAATGTTCAATGACATATCTTAGCATCAATTCTGTAGGTGTTGTAGCTGTATTGTCTTGGCCCTCTGAAAAATGTGGATTAATTCATCTTAAAAGGCTTGGATTTCAAGAGATCATAGTGTGTGGTGCATATGCAGAGAATCAAAATAAACATGTTGAATAAtgtaaaaaaattacaaaattagTATGGTTAATTACCGCTGGACATAGTATACGTGTTAGTGTTATCATTTACATGGATCTGTAGATTTTCCAGTGACTAGAAACCAATATACCTCTGAGTCACTAATAGGAACAAAACCACCATTGAAGCTAGTATGAACAATCCGGGTGGCATGATGATCCAACCCATGGCCTTGAGGAAAAATTGATAAACCTCTTAGGCCAAATCGCCCTGAGTTCACGGGTTCCTCAAGTCCTAGCCAACGAGCTACCCATGAGTGCACCCCATCGCACCCTATCAATACCTGCAGTATCCATTTATTTAGAATGTTATCTTATTAAAATGCATTATATTTTAGTTCACGTATGGAAAAGGTAATAAGAAACATATATGAGAAAGTGTTACTTCCAAAGTACATACTTTCATTTTTATGACAGTTCCATCTTCAGTTTGGAGAACTGTTATGGAGGAACCTTCAATTACTTCGGTtgatataaaaattattttgCAAGAGAAATGTATATTTTTCTT
The sequence above is drawn from the Apium graveolens cultivar Ventura chromosome 2, ASM990537v1, whole genome shotgun sequence genome and encodes:
- the LOC141695368 gene encoding monooxygenase 2-like, which produces MKIVDSIQDRGINRVGEILHFVLSFVIVYIIGGDETQKGAFVIFGRKTVHRKALLEVLTEELPKKNIHFSCKIIFISTEVIEGSSITVLQTEDGTVIKMKVLIGCDGVHSWVARWLGLEEPVNSGRFGLRGLSIFPQGHGLDHHATRIVHTSFNGGFVPISDSETWAPLKLRVPWNVIFGKLSKGTITVAGDAMHPMTPELGQGGCCALEDAIILGRCIGNTYLKNGQQLMLSEVSYAIDDYVKARRWRVECYGGKLDPKRIGYSYDHLLGGVPADQTFAGGSSQARRAAWRAQASREEDGCDTRYP